From a single Nothobranchius furzeri strain GRZ-AD chromosome 9, NfurGRZ-RIMD1, whole genome shotgun sequence genomic region:
- the ipo7 gene encoding importin-7, with translation MDALIEALRGTMDPNLREAAERQLNEAYTHVTFMSTLLQITMSNDLDLPVRQAGVIYLKNKIIQHWSDGDGSGTETLVNNIPEADRQFIRDNIVEAIIQSPDRIRVQLTTCIHHIIKHDYPARWTAIVDKIAFYLQSDNSLGWLGILLCLYQLVKNYEYKKPEERQPVVSAMHVFMPMLKDRCVQLLHDHSSESVLIQKQIFKILYALFQYNLPLELINRQNLTEWMEILKNVVDREVPQETMQVDEDERPELPWWKCKKWALHILARLFERYGSPGNTTKEYAEFAELFLKEYAVPAQQVLLKVLFVYKEKQYVAPRVLQQALNFINQGIAHALTWKNLKQHMQGIIQDVVFPLMCYTDSDEELWQEDPYEYIRMKFDVFEDFISPTTAAQTLLFTVCNKRKEVLQKTMGFCYQILTDPASDPRKKDGALHMIGSLAEILLKKKIYKDQMEFMLQQNVFPLFGSELGYMRARACWALHYFCEVKFKSDQNLQTAVELTRICLINDNEMPVKVEAAIALQVLISNQEKAKEYIAPHIRPVMHSLLNIVRETENDDLTNVIQKMICEYSEEVAPIAVEMTQHLAMTFNQVIQTGPEEEGGDDKAVTAMSILNTIDTLLSVVEDHKEIIQQLEGICLQVIGTVLQQHVLEFYEEILSLAHSLTCQQVSPQMWQLLPLLYEVFQQDGFDYFTDMMPLLHNYVTVDTDTLLSDTKYLEMMYNMCKKVLTGDPGEDPECHAAKLLEVIILQCKGRGIDQVVPMFVGTALERLTREVKTSELRTMCLQVAIAALYYSPPLLLNTLENVRFPNNTEPITNNFITQWLKDVDCFLGLHDRKMCILGLCALIDLEHRPQAVNQVGGQLLPAAILLFSGLKRAYACRAEHENDDEDDEEDGEEEEDNAELGSDEDDIDEEGQEYLEMLAKHAGEDGDDEDWEEDDAEETALEGYTTSVDDEDNFVDEYQIFKAILQNIQTRDPGWYQALTQGLDEEQRKQLLDIGTLADQRRAAHESKMIEKHGGYKFTAPVVPSTFNFGGTAPGMN, from the exons GAGTGATTTACCTTAAGAACAAGATAATCCAGCACTGGAGTGATGGGGACGGTTCAGGCACAGAGACGCTTGTTAATAACATCCCAGAGGCAGACAGGCAGTTCATTCGAGACAACATAGTGGAGGCGATCATCCAGTCCCCCGACCGCATCAG GGTCCAGCTGACAACGTGCATCCACCACATAATCAAGCACGACTACCCCGCAAGGTGGACGGCCATCGTGGACAAGATAGCCTTCTACCTGCAGTCCGACAACAGCCTAGGATGGCTGGGCATCCTGCTCTGTCTCTACCAGCTCGTCAAAAACTACGA ATATAAGAAACCAGAAGAGCGACAACCCGTCGTCTCTGCCATGCACGTCTTCATGCCCATGCTGAAAGATCGCTGCGTCCAGCTGCTCCACGACCACTCCAGCGAGTCGGTCCTCATACAGAAACAGATCTTCAAGATCCTCTACGCTCTCTTCCAG TACAACCTCCCATTGGAGCTCATCAACAGACAGAATCTCACAGAGTGGATGGAGATCCTGAAGAACGTAGTGGACAGAGAAGTGCCCCAG GAGACGATGCAGGTGGATGAAGACGAGAGGCCCGAGCTGCCGTGGTGGAAGTGTAAGAAGTGGGCTCTTCACATCCTGGCTCGGCTGTTCGAGAG GTATGGAAGTCCAGGAAACACAACCAAAGAGTACGCAGAGTTTGCTGAACTTTTCCTAAAAGAATACGCCGTTCCTGCTCAGCAG GTGCTGTTGAAAGTCTTATTCGTGTACAAGGAAAAGCAGTACGTGGCTCCACGAGTGCTCCAGCAGGCACTCAACTTCATCAACCAGGGAATTGCACACGCTCTGACATGGAAAAACCTCAAGCAACACATGCAG GGCATCATCCAGGACGTGGTTTTCCCCCTCATGTGTTACACAGACTCCGACGAGGAGCTTTGGCAGGAGGACCCGTACGAGTACATCCGCATGAAGTTTG ATGTCTTTGAGGACTTCATCTCTCCGACAACAGCTGCTCAAACGCTCCTCTTCACTGTCTGCAACAAGAGGAAAGAA GTGCTGCAGAAAACCATGGGCTTCTGTTACCAGATTCTCACCGATCCCGCTTCTGACCCCAGGAAAAAGGACGGCGCCCTGCATATGATAGGCTCTTTAGCTGAAATCCTCCTAAAG AAAAAGATTTACAAAGACCAGATGGAGTTCATGCTGCAGCAAAACGTCTTCCCCTTGTTCGGTAGTGAGCTGGGCTACATGAGAGCCAGA GCCTGCTGGGCGTTGCATTACTTTTGTGAGGTGAAGTTCAAAAGCGATCAGAACCTGCAGACCGCCGTTGAGCTGACCCGAATCTGCCTGATTAACGACAACGAGATGCCCGTGAAGGTGGAGGCCGCCATCGCCCTGCAAGTTCTCATCAGCAACCAGGAGAAAG CCAAAGAATACATCGCCCCCCACATCCGGCCGGTGATGCACTCCCTCCTGAACATCGTCAGGGAGACGGAGAATGACGATCTCACTAATGTTATACAAAAGATGATCTGCGAGTACAGCGAGGAGGTCGCCCCGATCGCGGTGGAGATGACGCAGCACTTG GCGATGACGTTCAACCAGGTGATTCAGACGGGGCCCGAGGAAGAGGGAGGCGACGACAAGGCTGTGACGGCTATGAGCATCCTCAACACTATCGACACGTTGCTAAGTGTGGTGGAGGACCAcaaagag ATCATCCAGCAGCTGGAGGGCATCTGTCTGCAGGTGATTGGGACGGTGCTGCAGCAACATGTCTTGG AATTTTATGAGGAGATCCTGTCCCTGGCGCACAGCTTGACCTGTCAGCAGGTGTCGCCACAAATGTGGCAGCTCCTTCCACTCCTGTACGAAGTCTTCCAGCAAGATGGGTTCGACTACTTCACAG ATATGATGCCTCTCCTTCACAACTACGTCACGGTGGACACAGACACGCTCCTGTCTGACACCAAATACCTGGAGATGATGTACAACATGTGCAAAAAG GTACTGACGGGTGATCCAGGTGAGGACCCAGAGTGCCACGCAGCCAAGCTGTTGGAGGTGATCATCCTGCAGTGCAAAGGTCGTGGCATTGATCAG GTCGTGCCCATGTTTGTGGGGACTGCGTTGGAGCGTTTGACTCGGGAGGTGAAGACGAGTGAGCTGAGGACCATGTGTCTGCAGGTGGCCATCGCTGCACTTTATTATAGCCCCCCTCTGCTGCTCAACACCCTGGAGAATGTCCGCTTTCCCAACAACACCGAGCCAATCACCAACAACTTCATCACCCAGTGGCTTAAAGACGTCGACTGCTTCCTTGG CCTCCACGACAGGAAGATGTGCATTTTGGGACTCTGTGCCCTCATCGACCTCGAGCACAGGCCTCAGGCTGTCAACCAGGTGGGCGGCCAGCTGCTTCCAGCAGCCATCCTTCTGTTCAGCGGCCTCAAGAGGGCGTACGCCTGTCGAGCAGAGCACGAGAACGATGATGAAGACGACGAGGAAGACGGGGAAGAGGAGGAAGATAATG CCGAGCTGGGCAGTGACGAGGATGACATCGACGAAGAGGGTCAGGAGTACCTGGAGATGCTTGCAAAGCACGCAGGAGAGGATGGTGACGACGAGGACTGGGAGGAGGACGACGCGGAGGAGACGGCACTCGAGGGCTACACTACATCTGTAGATGACGAGGATAATTTTGTGGACGAGTATCAGATCTTTAAAGCCATACTACAGA ACATTCAGACCCGTGACCCGGGGTGGTACCAGGCACTGACGCAAGGCCTCGACGAGGAGCAGCGGAAACAGCTTCTGGACATCGGCACGCTCGCAGACCAGAGGCGGGCAGCACACG AATCCAAGATGATCGAGAAACACGGCGGGTACAAGTTCACAGCTCCGGTGGTGCCATCTACTTTCAACTTTGGCGGCACCGCTCCGGGAATGAATTGA